The following proteins come from a genomic window of Malus sylvestris chromosome 4, drMalSylv7.2, whole genome shotgun sequence:
- the LOC126619885 gene encoding histone H2AX-like, translating to MSAKEGASTKGGRGKPKASKSVSRSHKAGLQFPVGRIARFLKSGKYAERVGAGAPVYLSAVLEYLAAEVLELAGNAARDNKKNRIVPRHIQLAVRNDEELSKLLGAVTIANGGVLPNIHQTLLPKKVGKGKGDIGSASQEF from the exons ATGAGTGCCAAAGAAGGAGCGTCGACCAAGGGAGGCAGAGGCAAGCCGAAGGCCTCGAAGTCTGTGTCGAGGTCGCATAAGGCCGGTCTTCAATTTCCGGTGGGTAGGATCGCCCGATTCCTCAAGTCTGGAAAGTACGCCGAGCGTGTCGGTGCCGGCGCGCCTGTGTATCTCTCCGCCGTCCTCGAATACCTCGCCGCTGAG GTGTTGGAGCTTGCTGGAAATGCTGCGAGGGACAACAAGAAGAACCGCATTGTACCAAGGCACATCCAGCTTGCGGTTCGGAACGACGAGGAGCTAAGCAAGCTGTTGGGGGCAGTGACCATTGCCAATGGAGGAGTGTTGCCAAATATCCACCAAACCCTCTTGCCTAAGAAGGTCGGAAAAGGCAAGGGCGATATCGGATCCGCCTCTCAGGAGTTCTAA
- the LOC126619884 gene encoding uncharacterized protein LOC126619884 — protein sequence MGTVMHVHYAGSSCKPRLSLRFPSFRVICSSELSVSRRQVLKQVDEELGKGDERAALSLVKDLQGKPGGLRCFGAARQVPQRLYTLDELKLNKIEASSLLSPVDTTLGSIERNLQIAAVVGGVSAWNVFGFSPQQIFYLSLGLLFLWTLDAITFNGGLGSLVIDTIGHTFSQKYRNRVTQHEAGHFLIAYLVGILPKGYTLTSLEALKKEGSLNVQAGTAFVDFEFVEEVNAGKVSATTLNKFACVALAGVASEYLLYGYAEGGLADINQLDSLFRSLGFTQKKTDSQVRWSVLNTVLILRRHEGARVKLAEAMAEGKSVGACIDVIEDTIGNADI from the exons ATGGGTACTGTGATGCACGTTCACTATGCAGGCTCATCATGTAAACCCCGACTGAGTCTGAGATTTCCCAGTTTTAGAGTCATATGTTCATCCGAGCTTAGCGTGTCGAGGCGACAAGTTTTGAAGCAAGTGGATGAGGAGTTGGGCAAGGGAGATGAGAGAGCAGCCCTCTCACTTGTTAAAGATTTGCAGGGCAAGCCTGGTGGCCTCAGATGCTTTGGTGCTGCTAGGCAG GTACCCCAAAGGCTTTACACCTTGGATGAGCTGAAGCTGAATAAAATAGAAGCGTCGTCTCTTCTATCCCCGGTGGATACTACTCTCGGTTCCATAGAAAGAAACCTGCAGATTGCTGCTGTGGTAGGAGGTGTTTCAGCATGGAATGTGTTCGGGTTTAGTCCGCAACAGATTTTCTATCTTTCTTTAGGGTTGTTATTTCTGTGGACTCTGGACGCG ATAACTTTCAATGGAGGACTTGGTAGCTTGGTTATTGATACAATTGGTCACACCTTTAGTCAGAAATACCGAAACAGGGTCACTCAA CACGAAGCAGGCCATTTTTTAATTGCGTACTTGGTTGGCATCCTTCCAAAGGGATATACACTAACCAGTTTGGAGGCTTTGAAGAAGGAAGGATCTCTCAATGTTCAAGCAGGGACCGCCTTTGTGGATTTTGAGTTCGTCGAAGAG GTTAATGCAGGGAAAGTATCAGCCACT ACGCTGAACAAATTTGCGTGCGTAGCGCTAGCTGGTGTTGCTTCCGAGTATCTCTTATATGGATACGCCGAGGGCGGTCTTGCTGATATCAACCAG TTGGATTCGTTGTTCCGAAGCTTAGGCTTCACGCAGAAGAAAACCGATTCCCAAGTCAGATGGTCTGTGCTGAACACCGTCCTAATTCTGCGCCGCCATGAAGGAGCACGGGTGAAACTTGCAGAAGCGATGGCAGAAGGAAAATCTGTAGGGGCTTGCATTGATGTCATAGAGGATACCATAGGCAATGCGGACATCTAG